One genomic segment of Ricinus communis isolate WT05 ecotype wild-type chromosome 3, ASM1957865v1, whole genome shotgun sequence includes these proteins:
- the LOC112536241 gene encoding uncharacterized protein LOC112536241: MTSHAVQLLVELRTLHVEIALRDDILLASMHVKPLLDSKIQGRQISDPYLRKMKDKVQQGMNEQFALRHDGMLLINGRICVPNIRELKEEILNEAHYAPYPMHPGSTKMYRDLQSFYWWSTMKKDTAECVAKCLTCQQVKAEHQALAGNWDEHLPLIEFAYNNSYHSSIGMAPYEALYGRRCRSPVCWDMDGLRQLEDPELIQETVDKIQIVKKCLKAAQDRQKSYMYKHRREMEYEVGEKVFLRVSP, encoded by the exons ATGACTAGTCATGCAGTACAGTTATTGGTAGAGCTTAGAACATTGCATGTAGAAATTGCACTTCGGGATGATATACTTCTTGCAAGTATGCATGTCAAGCCTTTATTGGACAGTAAAATTCAAGGAAGGCAGATAAGTGATccatatttaagaaaaatgaaggatAAAGTGCAACAAGGAATGAATGAACAGTTTGCGTTGAGACACGATGGGATGTTGTTGATTAATGGACGTATTTGTGTTCcaaatataagagaattgaaagaagaaattctaaatGAAGCCCATTATGCACCGTACCCAATGCATCCAGGAAGCACTAAAATGTACAGGGATTTACAATCCTTTTATTGGTGGTCTACAATGAAGAAAGATACAGCTGAATGTGTAGCAAAATGTTTAACATGTCAACAAGTAAAAGCTGAACATCAGGCACTAGCTG GGAATTGGGATGAGCACTTACCATTGAttgaatttgcttataataacAGTTATCATTCGagtatcggtatggctccATATGAAGCTCTATATGGCAGAAGATGTAGAAGTCCTGTTTGTTGGGATATGGATGGGTTACGACAATTAGAAGATCCTGAATTGATACAAGAAACTGTAGACAAGATTCAAATAGTCAAAAAATGCTTAAAGGCTGCACAAGACAGACAAAAGAGTTATATGTACAAGCATAGAAGAGAGATGGAGTATGAAGTGGGTGAAAAAGTATTTTTGAGAGTGTCACCATGA
- the LOC125369521 gene encoding uncharacterized protein LOC125369521, whose amino-acid sequence MVTEIGRGLWINLDCTPEQKLKYVVSLLRKSALDWWDMIPGSKNRPMTLTWDDFLREFANKYTPPIYRDRKKIEFLSLEQGYMTVSEYEMQFSRLSKYAFEEVAIEDAKQRRFEKGLRMDIQEKISLKPPSYSTLLEAALRVEECLIEKDAMTAKKRKMINEYGGSERKGRDISFRDSRSQGSRYYGRVVSQQNMSKCVTVISGRGGRSVYSQSRVESKRGEGGVSVSRGYSSPCARCNRFHSGECWGPRQILCFYCGKPGHIARDCWSKNQDNESQVSRQSSIGENMTQGGISRGRCRGRGQGGSNMVQARQIGQPQQSLPQARVYAVTRQEAPSATDIVTVKIFIYGFDAYTLIDPGSTSSFISYEFALKNHNDIETLGYNICVSMPAGVTVIVDKIVKTCPVIINGNTLYADLVVIKLKEFDFILGMDWLFKNHAIVDCHIKEVVIKA is encoded by the coding sequence ATGGTTACGGAGATAGGCAGGGGTCTTTGGATAAATTTGGATTGCACACCAGAGCAAAAGTTGAAATATGTTGTATCTTTATTGAGAAAATCAGCTTTAGATTGGTGGGATATGATTCCAGGAAGTAAAAATAGACCTATGACCTTAACTTGGGATGACTTCCTTAGGgaatttgcaaataaatacACACCACCAATATATAGAGATCGAAAGAAAATTGAGTTTTTGAGCTTGGAACAGGGATATATGACAGTATCAGAATATGAAATGCAATTCTCTCGATTATCAAAATATGCGTTTGAAGAAGTGGCTATAGAGGATGCAAAACAAAGACGGTTTGAAAAAGGATTGAGAATGGATATTCAGGAAAAGATTTCCTTGAAGCCACCAAGTTACAGTACTTTATTAGAGGCTGCATTAAGGGTAGAAGAATGTCTGATTGAGAAAGATGCAATGACagctaagaaaagaaagatgataaaTGAATATGGTGGTtcagaaaggaaaggaagagaCATTTCTTTTAGAGATTCTAGGTCTCAAGGGAGTAGATATTATGGGAGAGTGGTTAGTCAACAAAATATGAGTAAGTGTGTTACAGTGATATCGGGTAGAGGCGGACGAAGTGTTTACAGCCAGAGTAGGGTAGAGAGTAAGAGAGGTGAGGGAGGTGTTTCAGTTAGTCGAGGATATAGTTCACCATGTGCTAGATGTAATAGGTTTCACAGTGGAGAGTGTTGGGGACCAAGGCAGATACTTTGTTTTTACTGTGGTAAGCCGGGGCATATAGCTAGAGATTGTTGGAGTAAAAATCAAGATAATGAAAGTCAAGTTTCAAGACAGAGCAGCATAGGTGAAAATATGACTCAGGGAGGAATAAGTAGAGGAAGATGTAGAGGAAGGGGACAAGGAGGTTCTAACATGGTACAGGCTAGACAGATAGGCCAACCTCAGCAATCACTGCCCCAAGCTAGAGTGTATGCAGTGACAAGACAGGAAGCACCTTCTGCAACTGATATTGTGACTgttaaaatctttatttatgGTTTTGATGCTTATACATTAATTGATCCAGGATCAACATCTTCATTCATTTCATATGAATTTGCATTGAAAAACCACAATGATATAGAAACCTTGGGGTATAACATTTGTGTATCAATGCCTGCTGGGGTTACTGTAATTGTAGATAAGATTGTCAAAACTTGTCCTGTGATCATAAATGGGAACACACTGTATGCAGATCTAGTAGTGATAAAACTTAaggaatttgattttattttaggaaTGGATTGGCTATTTAAGAATCATGCTATAGTAGATTGTCACATAAAAGAAGTGGTTATTAAGGCCTGA